GGATCAGGGACTGGTTCTCAGACAAGCttgagaagaataaaaaagaaTTCATCTACTTTTGCAGACCTGTTGTGTTGCTATTCACACTCATCCTGTGTTTATGGACGTACCTGTTGAGAGCGTTGCACATCTCAATGGTGACCAGCACGGACAGAGCCATGGTCATGGGAGGAGAGGCCTCAAAGACTTCACACTCAACGCCGGTGAAGTCCTCGTTCTCGTCATGGCACTGCATGAAGTGGGACTGAGGAGAATTTGGTGTTAAATGCGTGTATGAACAGGGAGGCTTGCGACATGGTCGAGAGATAAACACCTACCAATTGGTGGTAGGTGACTGAGGGACCAGTGGTGTCGTACAGGAACCACCAGGCAGCGCCACCAACGGTGGCAGCACCGACGTATCCTGCAGGAAGGGGCCAGTGTAGGtaaaacaaaactaacaaaaaaaaacatttgaacaagaGAAGAGGATCTCTATAATCCACGTACCACCAATGGCCATGTATCTGAAGAACAGCCAGCCAGAGATCAGGGGCTCCTTGGGGGAACGTGGGGGCTTGCCCATGATGTCCAGATCAGGGGGGTTGAAGCCCAGAGCGGTGGCGGGCAGGCCATCAGTCACCAGGTTGACCCACAGAAGCTGCACGGGGATCAGAGCCTCGGGCAGTCCCAGAGCGGCAGTCAGGAAGATACTGGCAAGATAAACATGGAGCGCTCAAACAAAGGCGGTACTTGAGTTCGGAAGCTGAAACATGGCAGCTTTCTGATCACGGTATGGGGCTataagtaaaatttgatttgGGGCCAGATACAAGCATCTATCATCTTTCTTATTCCCACAAGTCCCTACATGCTTGAGCTGCATAAATATCTGCTTAAAgtctccggtggctggaatatatcccactgggTCGTCGCAGGGCTTTTTCATGCTgcaacaatgaggcgctctaaagcagccacaccaGCGCAAAGTCCCGGTCCATGTCAGACTATTTTTCTTTCCAATCCATGCTCTTTTGCCTTTGCCTCCATGAAGTGCACGCTCTAAGGCAGCCACGCCAGCAGACTTTACAAACGGAAGATGTGTTGTCAGGGTATAggcctagctagctagctaaccgcACATGACAAAGTTATTCTATAATGGGGATGGTGGACTCATGCCGGACCCATAAGTGCGTCACTGAGCGCTGCTTTAGCCACGCCCTAACAAAATCTGAAAAACTCAAATGGCGAAAATAGTTTAGCACTTTAGCTAACAGTTAAGTTTAACTTTATGTTACTCTGTTCTTGCTGAATACTTCCATCTCTGATGACAGTTTTTTGCTCGGAGGGTGAGGGGGTGAATGTTCACAGGGCCATACGTAGTTTGCTTATGCTTTTCCTGATTGTCTTCCTTACCAGACAACCTCACCCACGTTGGAGGAGATGAGGTAGCGAATGAACTGCTTCATGTTATTGTAGATAGCTCTGCCCTCCTCAACAGCAGCCACAATGGAAGAGAAGTTGTCGTCAGCCAGGACCATCTCAGAGGCAGACTTGGCAACGGCAGTGCCAGAGCCCATGGCGATGCCAATCTCGGCCTTCTTCAAGGCAGGGGCATCGTTCACACCATCACCAGTCTGTGGCAAGACCACAACTCACTGTTTGCTGTCTAGCTTaggttcatcatcatcatcttttgtGGTCTTCTTACCATGGCAGTAATGTCATCATAACTTTGCAGGTACTCAACAATCTTGGACTTGTGGGATGGCTCCACACGGGCGAAGCAGCAAGCTCTACGGACAGCCTCAGACTGCTCGTGGATGGGCAAGTCATCAAACTCACGTCCGGTGTAGGCCTTGCTTTCCACATCCTCATCCTCCCCGAAGATGCCAATACGACGGCAGATGGCGATGGCGGTTCCCTTGTTGTCACCTGAAGAGCGACAGGAATAAAGTTAGTGATGATCATGGATGTAATATTTATGCACAATGCAATTGTATACGAACCAGTGATCATAATGACACGGATTCCGGCGTCTCTGCACAGCTCGATGGAGCCAGACACCTCCTTACGAGGGGGATCCAGCATTCCCACGCAGCCAACAAAGGTCAGGTCAGTCTGTGACAAAAGGGTAGCAATGGGACTTTCAGACCTTGTTAACTCTTGGGGACTGCTTAATTTGACTAGTAAAACCATCAGGCTCTCGCCTCGTATTCAGCAAACTTGGTGGAGTCCTCCAGGTTCATCTCCTCCGGCTTCAGAGGGTTGTCGCAGGTGGCCAGGGCCAGGCAACGCAGGGTGTCACGGCCGGTACCCCAGTCCCTGATGACGGTCATAATCTTCTCCTTGATGGCATTGGTCAAAGGGACGCGGGTGGTGCCAACGCGCACGTACATGCACCTGTCAATCACACCTTCTGGGGCACCCTGTGAAGGCAGGTGGTTTTGACGCCTGTGCTAGGCAAGTTGAAATATTTGGCTCAAGAGGAAGACACAAACCTTCACAAACATCTTGGCACCGCCGTCACCCTTGGTGGGAGTGCAGTAAACAGACATGGACTTCCTGTCGCGGGAGAACTCCAGGGTGAAGTTCTTCTTCATGAGCTGCTTGATGACCTGTAAACCAAGGAAATATTAGAATTCTGTTAGATACAGGGTCAAAAACAGCACTAAGTAACAATAGAATAACATTGCAGCTGTATTGACGCAATGCTCACCACTGGTTtggaacctttttttgttttgtacagtggtaccttgacattACTCCTGTATCAAATTaattttctccattgaaatgaactgaaatgccattaatctggtccagcatccccaaaaaacaccacaaagaaaaataacagcattgtatcaaacataacataaataaataaactggtgTACTTATTGTACATaatgtagtctttttttttgttggatatgtgcctttaaggggtgtggcctagtgagttgGTCGCTGGGTTTGTTGTgcgagtgtctgggcgtgagttgtggccaacCGAAGCTCCatgttctcattttgaatttgtggtTGACTGTTTGCCACGGTCAATGAATGTCTGAAACCGCATCAGCGACTTTGGCTCTCCTTGTCCACATGCGAGGGCACTTGTAATCACTGTAGTCTTGATACATGAGTTTTACAGGAATAGAAGATACAACATTTGTACTTTTGTGGCCCTGGAACACGTACAACAACTGACAATTTACAGTACTTCAGTTGGTATCTGTAGATGAGGGTAAAGAGACCAATGCCATAAGTCGTAATGACCCTTGTCCCGCAAGATCCCGTCTGCAATTACGCACCTCATATTGCTATTTACTGAATTGTTCAGGGCCCAAAAGGTACAGGAATCTTCACAAGAGATAAAAGTCACTTGTCAAGGGAATCAAAGCAGTACCACTGCACTGTCAAGAGCTTGTCcaaataaaagtacagtttGCACAATTCGTtgagaatataaaaaaaaaactcagtgaaatgaatggaataCGAGGAGAATACTCATATTGAAACGAGAAAGGAATCTTACACAGCAGCAAGCGTTGGCCCTCTCAATTCTGGACAGGTTCTTCACGTTGGAGTTGAACACGTTCATCTTCTCAACCAGGCAGCACAGGGCGGTCTCGGTGGCCTCACCGACCTTCTCATAGATCTTCTTAGACTGGGATGATGGAAAGCAGTGATTGTTCGTGATCCTTCCATGTTGTGTAGGAGGAAAAAAACGGTGGAATTGGACGAGCCGATGCGGAAAACACGGGCTTTACCTCGTTGTAGTCCAGAGAGGAGTCGTTGCACAGGGCGCAGATGGTGGCGAGCTCTACAAGACCGTCGTAGGCGCTGCAGTTGGTCTTTGCACCTCCCTGGGAACTGCAAACCAAGGTAGGAATTCCGGATCAATccgagatgtttttttgtttgtttttgttttatatattattgatggtttctataattgcaacATGATAGTGGTGGATTGAGTCGGGTAAGTCAGCACTGACGAGCTAGCTACCAAATGCACAGCCCCTGCCACAAACTTACAATATTGTACAATATAAGAAATTCTGGTTCAGAATTGCAA
The sequence above is a segment of the Phycodurus eques isolate BA_2022a chromosome 19, UOR_Pequ_1.1, whole genome shotgun sequence genome. Coding sequences within it:
- the atp2a1l gene encoding ATPase sarcoplasmic/endoplasmic reticulum Ca2+ transporting 1, like, translating into MENSHTKNPAECLACFGVNENTGLTPDQFKKNLDKYGFNELPAEEGKSIWELIVEQFEDLLVRILLLAACISFVLAWFEEGEETVTAFVEPFVILLILIANAVVGVWQERNAEDAIEALKEYEPEMGKVYRSDRKSVQRIKAREIVPGDIVEVSVGDKVPADIRLVSIKSTTLRVDQSILTGESVSVIKHTESVPDPRAVNQDKKNMLFSGTNIAAGKAIGVAVATGVSTEIGKIRDQMAATEQEKTPLQAKLDEFGEQLSKVISLICVAVWAINIGHFNDPVHGGSWIRGAVYYFKIAVALAVAAIPEGLPAVITTCLALGTRRMAKKNAIVRSLPSVETLGCTSVICSDKTGTLTTNQMCVTKMFIVKNVEGSHVDLDAFDISGSKYTPEGEVSQGGAKTNCSAYDGLVELATICALCNDSSLDYNESKKIYEKVGEATETALCCLVEKMNVFNSNVKNLSRIERANACCCVIKQLMKKNFTLEFSRDRKSMSVYCTPTKGDGGAKMFVKGAPEGVIDRCMYVRVGTTRVPLTNAIKEKIMTVIRDWGTGRDTLRCLALATCDNPLKPEEMNLEDSTKFAEYETDLTFVGCVGMLDPPRKEVSGSIELCRDAGIRVIMITGDNKGTAIAICRRIGIFGEDEDVESKAYTGREFDDLPIHEQSEAVRRACCFARVEPSHKSKIVEYLQSYDDITAMTGDGVNDAPALKKAEIGIAMGSGTAVAKSASEMVLADDNFSSIVAAVEEGRAIYNNMKQFIRYLISSNVGEVVCIFLTAALGLPEALIPVQLLWVNLVTDGLPATALGFNPPDLDIMGKPPRSPKEPLISGWLFFRYMAIGGYVGAATVGGAAWWFLYDTTGPSVTYHQLSHFMQCHDENEDFTGVECEVFEASPPMTMALSVLVTIEMCNALNSLSENQSLIRMPPWSNFWLLSAMTLSMSLHFMIIYVDPLPMIFKLTHLTVEQWIVVLKLSFPVILIDEVLKFMARNYVECTEAK